One genomic window of Elaeis guineensis isolate ETL-2024a chromosome 2, EG11, whole genome shotgun sequence includes the following:
- the LOC105048200 gene encoding scopoletin glucosyltransferase: protein MDLHIFFLPFLAPGHMIPMIDLARLLADRGAKATIITTTENIPLIRPTIDLANSSRHRQIELLAIPFPYSESGVLEGHENLTTFPNPDVTPEFYTAINMLEAPFAQLAKDHHPDCIISDIFYPWSASLAHDLGIPRLIFNGTGFFCNVVVGAVGRLKPHENVTSDEQAFVVPEVPHRIEMTRSQLPDFITGASTYFLKQLGDSHRFNYGMIVNSFYEMEHDYIDEFKERANIKIWHVGPVSLRNQDLHDKLVRGDKASVDCDRCLSWLDAKKPGSVLYICFGSLGRFTRTQLCEIASGLEASEHPFIWVVRCGGELSEWLPEGFEERVIRKGRALIISGWAPQLLILNHEAVGGFVTHCGWNSCMEGASAGLPMITWPLFAEQFFNEKLIVDVLRIGIAIGVKVCCSKEEERMMVGREDIRRAVNELMGNGEEADGRRERASGLGKMARRAVEEGGSSYNEMSRLIEDLLNLKAGKIQSSKVGE, encoded by the coding sequence ATGGATCTCCACATCTTCTTCTTGCCATTCCTTGCCCCAGGCCACATGATTCCCATGATCGACCTTGCTAGGCTCCTAGCCGACCGTGGAGCCAAGGCCACCATCATCACGACCACTGAAAACATCCCCCTCATCCGACCAACCATAGACCTCGCCAACAGCTCTCGCCACCGCCAAATCGAGCTCCTTGCCATTCCCTTCCCCTACTCGGAATCCGGGGTCCTCGAAGGCCATGAAAACCTTACCACTTTCCCCAACCCAGACGTCACCCCTGAATTCTATACAGCCATCAACATGCTGGAGGCCCCCTTCGCTCAGCTTGCCAAAGATCACCACCCCGACTGCATCATATCTGACATCTTCTACCCGTGGTCGGCCAGCCTCGCCCATGATCTCGGCATACCAAGGCTCATCTTCAACGGCACGGGCTTCTTCTGCAACGTCGTCGTGGGTGCCGTCGGTCGTCTCAAGCCCCATGAGAATGTCACTAGCGACGAGCAGGCCTTTGTTGTGCCGGAGGTTCCACATCGGATTGAGATGACACGGTCGCAGCTCCCTGACTTTATCACAGGAGCCTCAACCTACTTCCTCAAACAGTTGGGTGATTCCCATCGCTTCAACTATGGCATGATAGTGAATAGCTTCTATGAGATGGAGCACGACTATATTGATGAATTCAAGGAGAGAGCTAACATCAAAATATGGCACGTCGGCCCGGTGTCGCTACGCAATCAGGACCTGCATGATAAGCTGGTGAGAGGAGACAAGGCCTCTGTGGACTGCGACCGCTGCTTGAGTTGGTTGGATGCTAAGAAGCCGGGATCGGTTCTTTACATCTGTTTTGGGAGCTTAGGTCGATTCACCCGCACTCAGCTTTGCGAGATTGCTTCGGGCCTCGAGGCTTCGGAGCACCCGTTCATTTGGGTGGTGAGATGTGGCGGTGAATTGTCGGAATGGCTGCCGGAGGGGTTTGAGGAGAGGGTGATACGTAAAGGGAGAGCATTGATCATAAGTGGATGGGCGCCTCAGCTGCTTATATTGAACCATGAAGCCGTCGGGGGATTTGTGACGCACTGTGGCTGGAACTCGTGCATGGAAGGTGCGAGCGCCGGGTTGCCGATGATCACTTGGCCGCTCTTTGCCGAGCAATTCTTCAATGAGAAGCTGATTGTGGATGTTCTCAGGATTGGGATTGCGATCGGGGTGAAAGTATGCTGCAGCAAGGAGGAGGAAAGGATGATGGTGGGAAGAGAGGATATAAGGAGGGCGGTAAATGAGTTGATGGGAAATGGAGAGGAAGCGgatgggaggagagagagagcaagTGGGCTTGGGAAGATGGCAAGGAGGGCTgtggaggaggggggttcttcttATAATGAAATGAGCCGTTTGATAGAGGATCTGCTTAATCTTAAAGCTGGTAAGATTCAGTCTAGTAAGGTTGGAGAATGA
- the LOC105048206 gene encoding large ribosomal subunit protein bL12c, whose protein sequence is MAATLSSALSLVSPCSSTFSASPLRVAPQTLMFPFQPLVIFPSRRAAFVPPISAAAISPKIEELGSQIEKLTLEEARGLVDFLQERLGVSAAAFAPAAVAVASPGAPADAAAGGAAAVEEKTEFDVVIEDVPSNARIATIKVIRGLTNLALKEAKDLIEGLPKKFREAVTKEDAEEAKKQLEEVGAKVSIV, encoded by the coding sequence ATGGCAGCAACGCTGTCCTCCGCCCTCTCTCTCGTCTCCCCTTGCTCCTCCACCTTCTCCGCCTCCCCCCTCCGCGTCGCTCCCCAAACCCTAATGTTCCCCTTCCAACCCCTCGTCATCTTCCCCTCCCGCCGCGCCGCCTTCGTCCCACCCATCTCCGCCGCCGCCATCTCCCCCAAGATTGAGGAACTCGGCTCCCAGATCGAGAAGCTTACCCTCGAGGAGGCCCGCGGCCTCGTCGACTTCCTCCAGGAGCGCCTCGGCGTCTCCGCCGCTGCCTTCGCCCCCGCGGCCGTAGCCGTCGCCTCCCCCGGCGCCCCCGCCGACGCCGCTGCTGGTGGAGCCGCAGCCGTGGAGGAGAAGACCGAGTTCGACGTGGTGATCGAAGACGTTCCCAGCAACGCCCGGATTGCTACGATTAAAGTGATTCGGGGACTGACGAACCTGGCGCTCAAGGAGGCCAAAGATTTGATCGAGGGGCTGCCGAAGAAGTTCAGGGAGGCTGTGACGAAGGAGGATGCCGAGGAGGCCAAGAAGCAGCTCGAGGAGGTCGGAGCGAAGGTCTCCATCGTTTGA